The Christiangramia flava JLT2011 genome has a segment encoding these proteins:
- a CDS encoding GNAT family N-acyltransferase produces MGIVTAKEVAKVMNLDHLGFLGTGLGWMILKTTKLSRINKEYDKRKHLQGVEFIDSILKEFDIHFEIPEKDLKRIPKSGPFITISNHPLGGIDGMILMKTVIEQRPDYKVIANFLLHRLDPLRPYILPVNPFENHKEAQSSIGGMKNAIAHLREGNALGIFPAGEVSTDKDDRRIVDKPWEPSAMKLIQKAKVPVVPIYFHAKNSLFFYRLASMSDVLRTAKLPSEMLSQHRRKIKVRIGHPISVEDQQEHRNLETYTAFLRRKTYMLANVFEKKKLLSKLPKNFKIPRSPKDIASETEKELMAEEVENCRKLDKRLLVSKNYEVFLAKREIIPNILNEIGRLREITFREVGEGTNNSTDLDQFDDYYHHLFLWDNEANKIAGAYRMGMGHEIYAEHGIDGFYLQDLFRFEPELHKMMSQSIEMGRAFIIKEYQQKPMPLFLLWKGIVHCTLRFPEHKYLIGGVSISNKFSNFSKSLMIEFMKSNYYDPYVAQYVHPKKEFKVKLKDADKDLVFDESEADLNKFDKIIDELETENLRLPVLIKKYIKQNAKVVAFNVDPLFNDAVDGLMYIRIADLPESTVKPVMEEFQKELEERNSHS; encoded by the coding sequence ATGGGTATCGTCACCGCGAAAGAGGTCGCCAAAGTCATGAATCTGGATCACCTGGGCTTCCTGGGAACCGGTCTTGGCTGGATGATCCTGAAAACCACCAAACTTTCACGCATCAATAAGGAATACGATAAACGAAAGCACCTGCAGGGTGTGGAGTTCATCGACTCGATCCTAAAGGAATTCGATATTCATTTTGAAATTCCTGAAAAAGACCTGAAACGAATCCCAAAATCGGGCCCCTTCATCACCATTTCCAACCACCCGCTTGGAGGGATCGACGGCATGATCCTGATGAAAACCGTCATCGAGCAGCGACCAGATTATAAGGTCATCGCAAATTTCTTGCTTCATCGCCTGGACCCGTTACGACCTTATATTCTGCCGGTCAACCCCTTTGAGAATCATAAAGAAGCTCAGTCCAGCATTGGCGGGATGAAAAACGCGATCGCACACCTTCGCGAAGGCAATGCACTCGGAATTTTCCCGGCAGGAGAAGTTTCTACTGATAAAGATGACCGCAGAATCGTGGACAAGCCCTGGGAACCCTCGGCCATGAAACTGATTCAGAAAGCTAAAGTTCCCGTTGTACCCATTTATTTTCACGCGAAGAACAGCCTGTTTTTTTACCGACTCGCCTCCATGAGCGATGTGTTGCGAACCGCCAAACTGCCCAGTGAAATGCTGTCGCAACATCGCCGGAAGATCAAGGTTCGCATTGGTCACCCAATTTCAGTCGAAGACCAGCAAGAGCACAGAAACCTGGAAACCTATACGGCCTTTTTAAGACGGAAAACTTACATGCTGGCGAATGTTTTTGAAAAGAAAAAGTTGCTTTCCAAGCTTCCGAAGAATTTTAAAATTCCGCGTTCACCGAAAGATATCGCTTCAGAAACCGAAAAGGAACTGATGGCCGAAGAAGTAGAAAACTGCCGAAAACTGGATAAAAGACTGCTCGTTTCCAAGAATTACGAGGTTTTCCTGGCAAAAAGGGAGATCATCCCGAATATTCTGAATGAAATTGGCCGTTTACGGGAGATCACTTTTCGTGAAGTGGGAGAAGGCACCAATAACAGTACCGACCTGGACCAGTTTGACGATTATTACCACCATTTGTTCTTATGGGACAACGAGGCCAACAAGATCGCCGGCGCCTATCGTATGGGAATGGGCCACGAGATCTATGCCGAGCATGGAATCGATGGTTTTTACCTGCAGGACCTTTTCCGGTTTGAACCCGAACTGCATAAAATGATGAGCCAGTCTATCGAGATGGGGCGTGCCTTCATCATCAAGGAATACCAGCAGAAACCTATGCCGCTCTTTCTACTATGGAAAGGGATTGTTCATTGCACGCTGCGTTTTCCGGAACATAAATACCTTATTGGCGGGGTGAGCATCAGTAATAAGTTCAGCAATTTTTCGAAATCGTTGATGATCGAATTCATGAAATCGAACTACTACGATCCGTACGTGGCCCAATATGTTCATCCGAAAAAAGAATTCAAGGTAAAACTGAAAGATGCTGATAAAGACCTGGTTTTTGACGAAAGTGAGGCCGACCTGAACAAATTTGACAAAATAATAGATGAGCTGGAAACCGAAAATCTCCGGCTGCCGGTGCTGATCAAAAAGTACATTAAACAGAATGCGAAGGTGGTTGCCTTCAACGTGGATCCACTGTTTAACGACGCGGTTGACGGTTTGATGTACATCAGGATCGCTGACCTTCCGGAAAGTACCGTCAAACCGGTAATGGAAGAGTTTCAGAAAGAGTTGGAAGAGCGCAACAGCCACTCCTAA
- a CDS encoding DUF4286 family protein, translating into MIIYNVTCNVHETIHDEWVKWMRSEHIPAMLDTGKFHKALMTKVLVKEPMGGITYSIQYTAQNKQLLERYYRENASELREQSARFGDKVVSFRTELEVISEQ; encoded by the coding sequence ATGATTATTTATAACGTGACCTGTAATGTTCACGAAACGATTCACGATGAGTGGGTGAAATGGATGAGATCGGAACACATTCCCGCCATGCTTGATACCGGCAAATTTCACAAGGCTTTGATGACAAAAGTTTTGGTCAAGGAACCTATGGGTGGCATTACCTATTCCATTCAGTATACAGCTCAAAACAAGCAGTTGCTGGAACGTTATTACCGGGAGAACGCCAGCGAGCTCAGAGAACAATCAGCCAGGTTTGGTGATAAAGTGGTGAGTTTTCGTACCGAACTGGAAGTGATAAGCGAGCAGTAA
- a CDS encoding 2-hydroxyacid dehydrogenase, translating into MIILHADTNHPELMRKLEEAGHHNIEGCEQSRETTLENQHLYDGIVIRSRYKIDREFLEAAPNLKFIARVGAGLESIDVDFAQEQGIKLFSAPEGNANAVGEHSLGMLLSLFNKLNKADKEVREGLWQREENRGIELDGKTVGLIGYGNMGKAFARKLRGFDVDVIFFDIKEGIADENARQVGYEEFLEKADVVSLHVPWTEETNQMVNSAFIDKFKKPFWFINTSRGKNVVTADLVSALKNGKVLGAGLDVLEYEKASFESLFSNRKNVAMSAADPIPEAMRELMFMPNTILSPHIAGWTVESHKKLAEVIAGKIIKEFGEGDKP; encoded by the coding sequence ATGATCATTCTTCATGCTGATACCAATCATCCGGAGCTTATGCGAAAACTGGAAGAAGCTGGGCATCATAATATTGAAGGTTGCGAACAATCCAGAGAGACAACATTAGAAAATCAACACCTGTATGACGGCATCGTCATTCGCAGTCGCTATAAGATCGACCGCGAATTTTTAGAAGCGGCTCCGAATTTAAAATTTATCGCGCGGGTGGGTGCCGGCCTCGAAAGCATCGATGTGGATTTTGCGCAAGAGCAGGGAATCAAGCTGTTTTCGGCACCTGAAGGGAATGCCAATGCCGTTGGGGAACATTCGCTGGGAATGTTGCTTTCTCTTTTTAATAAATTGAATAAAGCTGATAAAGAAGTGCGTGAAGGCCTGTGGCAGCGCGAGGAAAACCGGGGTATCGAACTCGATGGCAAAACCGTTGGGCTCATAGGCTACGGAAATATGGGAAAAGCCTTTGCCAGAAAACTGCGGGGCTTTGATGTGGATGTGATTTTCTTTGATATCAAAGAAGGAATTGCTGATGAAAATGCCAGGCAGGTAGGTTACGAGGAATTCCTGGAAAAGGCCGATGTGGTAAGCCTGCACGTTCCATGGACCGAAGAAACCAACCAGATGGTTAATTCAGCATTTATTGATAAATTTAAAAAGCCTTTCTGGTTCATCAATACCTCCAGGGGAAAGAACGTTGTCACGGCAGACCTGGTAAGCGCCCTGAAAAATGGCAAAGTGCTGGGTGCAGGCCTGGATGTACTGGAATATGAAAAAGCTTCTTTTGAAAGCCTTTTTTCAAACCGAAAGAACGTGGCCATGAGCGCGGCAGACCCCATCCCGGAAGCGATGCGCGAGCTGATGTTCATGCCCAATACGATCCTGAGTCCGCATATCGCCGGCTGGACGGTAGAATCGCATAAAAAGCTGGCAGAGGTGATCGCCGGCAAGATCATTAAGGAATTCGGCGAAGGAGATAAACCATAA
- a CDS encoding SDR family oxidoreductase: MERILIAGATGHTGTRIIEILKNTENFKPVAMIRKEDQQQIFEDMEVETVVADLEGDLSHALKGIDKVIFAAGSGSKTGPEKTTAVDEEGAIKLIDEAKKAKVKKFVMLSAMGTDDPSKNKELEHYLTAKKKADDHLRESGITYTIVQPGRLSNDMGLAKVKLAEKLNERGEISRDDVAFIMVMSLADPLVKNMSFEALEGEESIKTAMIELSRL; this comes from the coding sequence ATGGAAAGAATTCTCATCGCTGGAGCAACCGGGCACACCGGAACCAGGATAATCGAAATATTGAAAAATACCGAAAATTTCAAACCTGTGGCTATGATCCGGAAGGAAGATCAGCAACAGATCTTTGAAGACATGGAGGTAGAAACGGTGGTGGCCGACCTGGAAGGGGATTTGAGCCACGCGTTGAAAGGAATCGACAAGGTGATCTTTGCAGCCGGTTCCGGCAGTAAAACCGGCCCGGAAAAGACGACGGCTGTCGATGAAGAAGGCGCGATCAAACTGATTGATGAAGCCAAGAAAGCAAAAGTGAAAAAATTTGTGATGCTCAGCGCCATGGGCACCGATGATCCATCCAAAAACAAGGAGCTGGAGCATTATCTCACGGCCAAGAAAAAGGCAGACGACCACCTTCGTGAAAGCGGCATTACTTATACGATCGTACAACCGGGACGACTGAGCAATGATATGGGACTGGCCAAAGTTAAACTGGCTGAAAAATTGAACGAAAGGGGGGAAATCTCCCGCGACGATGTGGCGTTCATCATGGTTATGAGCCTGGCCGATCCACTGGTTAAAAATATGTCTTTCGAGGCGCTGGAAGGAGAAGAATCGATCAAAACTGCAATGATCGAGCTTTCCAGACTCTAA
- the mgtE gene encoding magnesium transporter: MQFQISDELIEKIRFLIEEKNDEELLLHLEDVHHADIAEILTELNLDEATYLVKLINSEKTAEALMELEEGVRERILENLSPKEIADELNEMDTDDAADIISELSPELQQDVIAEIEDEEHADHIVELLRYDEDSAGGLMAKELVKVNENWSVTGCMAEMRKQAENVTRVHSIYVVDDKNKLKGRLSLKDLLTASSNANISDVYIPQVDYVNVHTEGEEVARIMQKYDLEAIPVVDEMGRLVGRVTIDDIVDFIREEAEKDYQMAAGISEDVEADDNIFKQTRARLPWLLIGMFGGLGAASIISGFQTILTDYKELLIFVPLIQATAGNVGVQSSAIIVQGLANDTLKGNIVSRLAKEFGLALINGISIALIVFVISTYFFHTSFNESVSIGVALISVIVIAALIGTFIPIILNKNNVDPAVATGPFITTSNDVFGILTYFLIAKAILGF; encoded by the coding sequence ATGCAGTTTCAGATAAGTGACGAATTAATTGAAAAGATTAGGTTTCTCATCGAAGAAAAGAACGATGAGGAATTGCTGCTGCACCTGGAAGACGTGCACCATGCTGATATTGCTGAAATCCTGACCGAGCTCAACCTCGATGAGGCCACTTACCTCGTCAAACTCATCAACAGCGAAAAGACAGCCGAAGCGCTGATGGAACTGGAAGAAGGCGTGCGGGAACGCATCCTGGAAAACCTGTCGCCGAAAGAGATCGCCGATGAGCTTAACGAAATGGATACCGATGATGCGGCTGATATCATTTCGGAACTTTCCCCGGAACTGCAACAGGACGTAATTGCCGAGATCGAGGATGAAGAGCATGCTGATCATATCGTGGAGCTGCTTCGTTACGATGAAGATTCTGCTGGTGGTTTGATGGCAAAGGAGCTGGTCAAGGTCAACGAAAACTGGAGCGTTACGGGCTGTATGGCTGAAATGCGCAAACAGGCTGAAAATGTAACACGAGTGCATTCCATTTACGTGGTAGACGACAAGAATAAACTGAAAGGCCGCCTGTCTCTAAAAGACCTTCTTACTGCCTCCAGCAACGCCAACATCAGTGATGTGTACATTCCGCAGGTAGATTATGTGAATGTACATACGGAAGGGGAAGAAGTCGCCAGGATCATGCAGAAATATGACCTGGAAGCCATTCCCGTAGTAGATGAAATGGGACGGCTGGTAGGGCGTGTGACCATTGACGATATTGTGGATTTCATCAGGGAAGAAGCCGAAAAAGATTACCAGATGGCTGCGGGTATTTCCGAAGATGTGGAGGCCGATGATAACATTTTTAAACAAACCAGGGCAAGACTTCCCTGGCTGCTTATCGGTATGTTTGGAGGGCTTGGCGCGGCCAGTATTATCTCCGGTTTCCAGACCATTTTAACCGATTATAAGGAATTGCTCATTTTCGTACCGCTGATCCAGGCGACCGCCGGGAATGTAGGCGTACAATCCAGCGCAATCATTGTGCAGGGACTGGCAAATGATACGCTCAAGGGAAATATTGTTTCCAGACTTGCAAAAGAATTTGGCCTGGCGCTCATCAACGGGATTTCCATCGCACTCATTGTATTCGTGATCAGCACCTATTTTTTTCATACCTCCTTCAACGAATCAGTGAGTATAGGCGTGGCGCTGATCTCTGTGATCGTGATCGCAGCCTTAATTGGTACTTTTATCCCGATTATTCTGAATAAGAACAATGTAGATCCTGCGGTGGCTACCGGCCCATTTATCACTACCAGTAACGACGTTTTCGGGATTCTTACGTACTTCCTGATCGCGAAGGCGATCCTTGGTTTTTAA
- a CDS encoding tetratricopeptide repeat protein encodes MRCFLFLAICLGFSFSVFSQSDQLARNFFDQGEYEKALQIYQELYEKNPANMTFFEGMVGALQQLEEFDQAEKLLFQRLNNSANNPSILIELGHNFELQNNAERAKQFYEEALKSLAGRPNYAYSIARSFERYNLLDYAASAYEQAMEMNTDKNYNLQLARIYGEQGKIEKMFSNYLDLIEDDMKFYSIANREFNRYISEDASSEGNTIFRKLLLKRSQENPSLLYNEMLSWLFIQQKDFGKAFAQERAIYKRGEKNLQGILNLAVMAKNAEDYEAAEEIIAYAIEESPSPTFNLRGRHFQLGLKEKTVSGKELEKLEQEYRSLLEEYGYTSETLDIQVDLANFMAFRLDKKQEAVALLKNLSKSNLNEFEQAKVKMATADILVMQEKFNEALIFYSQVQHLVKNNELSQEARFKVAKTSYFKGDFEWAQTQLKVLKSSTSQLIANDALELSLLISDNSIEDSTQAALKQYARADLLAFQEKPTQAITVLDSVLTGHKGEKIEDEALYKQAKLFEKEQDFEKAAGNYHKIIELHGKDILADNANYFLAELYANQLNQPEKAKEFYEQIIFNFADSIYFVDARKKFRILRGDNLE; translated from the coding sequence ATGCGCTGTTTTCTATTTCTAGCAATTTGCCTGGGCTTCAGCTTTTCAGTTTTCTCACAATCTGATCAGCTCGCACGTAATTTTTTTGACCAGGGAGAATACGAGAAAGCACTTCAGATTTACCAGGAGCTCTATGAAAAGAACCCTGCCAATATGACTTTTTTCGAGGGCATGGTAGGTGCTCTCCAGCAGTTGGAGGAATTTGATCAAGCCGAAAAACTGTTATTCCAGCGCTTGAACAATTCCGCTAACAATCCGTCTATTTTAATAGAACTGGGCCACAATTTCGAACTGCAGAACAATGCCGAAAGAGCTAAACAGTTTTATGAAGAAGCGTTGAAAAGCCTGGCAGGAAGGCCTAATTATGCCTATTCGATCGCCCGTTCGTTTGAGCGGTATAACCTTTTGGATTATGCAGCTTCCGCTTACGAGCAGGCCATGGAAATGAATACTGATAAAAACTACAATTTGCAGCTTGCAAGGATCTACGGCGAGCAGGGGAAGATCGAGAAGATGTTCAGCAATTACCTGGATCTTATCGAGGATGACATGAAATTCTACAGCATTGCCAATCGCGAGTTCAACCGGTATATTTCAGAAGATGCGAGCAGTGAGGGGAATACCATTTTCAGGAAACTGCTATTGAAACGCTCGCAGGAGAATCCCTCGTTGCTGTATAACGAAATGCTGAGTTGGCTGTTTATTCAGCAGAAAGACTTCGGAAAAGCCTTCGCCCAGGAGCGTGCCATCTATAAACGCGGTGAAAAGAACCTGCAGGGAATCCTGAATCTCGCGGTGATGGCAAAGAACGCCGAGGACTATGAGGCTGCTGAAGAGATCATTGCCTATGCCATCGAAGAATCACCGTCGCCTACCTTCAATTTAAGGGGCAGACATTTTCAATTGGGCTTAAAGGAAAAGACAGTTTCTGGTAAAGAACTGGAAAAACTGGAGCAGGAATATCGCAGTTTGCTGGAAGAGTATGGTTACACGTCTGAAACACTGGATATACAGGTGGATCTTGCCAATTTCATGGCCTTCCGTCTCGATAAAAAACAGGAAGCCGTAGCGCTGCTGAAAAACCTTTCCAAATCGAATCTGAACGAGTTTGAGCAGGCCAAAGTGAAAATGGCTACGGCCGATATTCTGGTGATGCAGGAAAAATTCAATGAGGCACTCATCTTCTATTCACAGGTGCAGCATTTGGTAAAAAACAATGAACTCTCCCAGGAAGCACGATTTAAAGTGGCCAAAACCAGCTATTTCAAAGGTGATTTTGAATGGGCGCAAACCCAGCTGAAGGTTCTCAAGTCTTCTACTTCGCAGCTAATCGCCAATGATGCTTTAGAGCTAAGCTTGTTGATCTCTGATAATTCCATCGAAGATTCCACACAGGCGGCGCTGAAGCAGTATGCCCGGGCAGACCTGCTGGCCTTCCAGGAAAAACCTACGCAGGCAATCACCGTTCTGGATTCGGTCTTAACCGGTCATAAAGGTGAAAAAATTGAAGATGAAGCGCTGTACAAACAGGCTAAACTCTTTGAAAAAGAACAGGATTTTGAAAAAGCTGCAGGTAATTATCACAAGATCATCGAACTTCACGGAAAAGATATCCTGGCAGACAATGCGAATTACTTCCTGGCGGAACTGTACGCCAACCAGCTCAACCAACCTGAAAAGGCAAAGGAGTTTTACGAGCAAATTATCTTTAACTTTGCAGACAGTATTTATTTTGTTGATGCCCGGAAGAAATTTCGAATACTCCGTGGCGATAATCTAGAGTAA
- a CDS encoding aspartate kinase: protein MEVYKFGGASVKDAEGVKNLVRVLENNKDKNKLIVVSAMGKTTNALEVVVNDYLNGLQSPESLSEVKLFHRNILDGLFHHDQEPVYFKVDQLFTELENFLQHNKSNKYDFVYDQIVSFGELISTTIVSDYLNTRNITNNWLDARDFIKTDSTYRDAQVNWTRTQEKILDLLDPGKLNITQGFIGSDSNNFTTTLGREGSDYSAAIFAYCLNAESVTIWKDVPGVLNADPRYFEKAQLLNKISYEEAIELAFYGASVIHPKTLQPLQRKEIPLFVRSFMDPIPMGTAVSKGDGIDPAIPCFIVKKNQVLISLSSLDFSFMVEENISEIFRLFHQYQMKVDLIQNSAISFRVCVDNKFNQLEKLVQHLKARFKVNYKTGVSLYTIRHFSEQAITELEKDKVVLLKQLTQNTVQMVTEN, encoded by the coding sequence ATTGAAGTCTATAAATTCGGGGGAGCTTCTGTAAAAGATGCGGAAGGAGTCAAAAACCTCGTACGAGTTTTAGAGAATAATAAAGACAAAAACAAGCTCATCGTTGTTTCAGCAATGGGAAAAACCACCAACGCACTGGAAGTGGTGGTAAACGATTACCTTAACGGACTCCAATCTCCGGAAAGTCTTTCCGAAGTAAAATTATTCCATCGAAACATCCTGGACGGTCTTTTTCACCACGACCAGGAACCGGTTTATTTCAAGGTGGATCAGCTTTTTACCGAACTGGAAAACTTTCTTCAGCATAATAAATCTAATAAATACGATTTCGTTTATGACCAGATCGTGAGTTTTGGAGAACTTATTTCCACGACCATTGTTAGCGATTACCTCAACACCCGAAATATCACCAATAACTGGCTGGATGCTCGCGATTTTATCAAGACTGACAGTACGTATCGCGATGCGCAGGTGAACTGGACGCGCACGCAGGAAAAGATCCTCGATCTGCTCGACCCCGGCAAATTGAATATCACACAGGGTTTCATCGGTTCAGATTCCAATAATTTTACCACTACCCTGGGCCGGGAAGGGTCTGACTATTCCGCTGCGATTTTTGCCTATTGCCTGAATGCGGAAAGTGTCACGATCTGGAAAGATGTTCCGGGAGTGCTCAATGCCGATCCGCGTTATTTCGAGAAGGCTCAGCTGTTGAACAAAATATCTTACGAAGAAGCCATTGAACTGGCTTTCTACGGTGCGTCCGTGATCCACCCCAAAACCTTACAACCCTTGCAGCGTAAGGAAATCCCGCTTTTTGTTCGGTCTTTCATGGACCCCATTCCCATGGGCACCGCAGTGAGTAAGGGCGACGGGATCGATCCGGCCATTCCGTGTTTTATCGTGAAGAAAAACCAGGTTTTGATCTCCCTGTCTTCCCTGGACTTCTCTTTTATGGTAGAAGAAAATATTTCTGAAATTTTTCGGCTTTTCCACCAGTATCAAATGAAAGTGGATCTCATTCAGAACTCAGCGATCAGCTTCCGCGTATGTGTGGATAACAAATTCAACCAACTGGAGAAACTCGTTCAGCATCTGAAGGCCAGGTTCAAAGTGAACTATAAAACCGGTGTTTCCCTCTATACTATCAGGCATTTCAGTGAACAGGCCATTACAGAACTGGAAAAAGACAAAGTGGTTCTTCTGAAACAGCTCACACAAAATACCGTCCAGATGGTCACCGAAAACTAA
- the rsmA gene encoding 16S rRNA (adenine(1518)-N(6)/adenine(1519)-N(6))-dimethyltransferase RsmA — translation MGKNFKASSAGDVRAKKHLGQHFLKDENIAAKIADTLNLQQYSKVLEIGPGMGVLTKYLLEKPVEVHVIEIDSESVEYLENNYLHLRGRIHEKDFLRYDLTEVFGEEAFAITGNFPYNISSQIVFKMLEMREQIPEFSGMFQKEVAKRICEKEGSKTYGILSVLVQAFYEAEYLFTVPPSVFNPPPKVDSGVLRLTRKENFHLECDEKLFFRIVKTSFNQRRKTLRNSLKSLNLPDNLREDAIFGSRPEQLGFQQFIELTKMIEPYAVSDK, via the coding sequence ATGGGTAAAAATTTCAAAGCATCTTCGGCAGGCGATGTACGCGCCAAGAAACATTTGGGACAGCATTTCCTGAAAGATGAAAATATTGCCGCAAAGATCGCAGATACCCTGAACCTTCAGCAGTATTCCAAAGTACTGGAAATTGGCCCCGGAATGGGAGTTTTAACGAAGTATTTACTGGAAAAACCGGTAGAAGTCCACGTGATCGAGATCGATTCTGAAAGTGTGGAATATTTGGAGAACAACTACCTGCATCTGCGTGGCCGCATTCATGAGAAGGATTTCCTGAGGTATGATCTTACGGAAGTTTTTGGAGAGGAAGCTTTTGCGATAACCGGGAATTTCCCGTACAACATCTCTTCGCAGATCGTATTCAAAATGCTGGAAATGCGGGAACAAATTCCGGAATTTTCTGGGATGTTTCAGAAGGAGGTCGCCAAGAGAATCTGTGAAAAAGAGGGTTCCAAAACCTACGGAATTTTGAGCGTTCTGGTGCAGGCATTCTATGAGGCGGAATATCTTTTCACGGTCCCGCCTTCCGTCTTCAATCCGCCGCCGAAAGTAGACAGCGGGGTGCTTCGGCTTACCCGTAAAGAGAATTTTCACCTGGAGTGCGATGAAAAGCTTTTCTTCCGAATTGTTAAAACTTCTTTCAACCAACGCCGCAAAACACTGCGGAATAGTTTAAAAAGTCTTAATCTTCCTGATAATTTGAGGGAAGATGCTATATTTGGCTCACGGCCGGAACAACTCGGGTTCCAGCAGTTTATTGAACTGACCAAAATGATTGAGCCGTATGCAGTTTCAGATAAGTGA
- a CDS encoding VOC family protein, whose translation MKKRVTGLGGFFFKSKDPDATKNWYKDHLGLNTDQYGCTFWWKDQDGADCSTQWSPMSDKTEYFKPSEKQFMMNFRVENLEELLKVLKEEGVQVVGEMETYEYGKFGWILDPEGNKIELWEPIDKAFQ comes from the coding sequence ATGAAAAAACGTGTTACCGGTCTGGGCGGTTTCTTTTTCAAATCGAAAGACCCTGATGCTACCAAAAACTGGTACAAAGATCATTTAGGATTGAACACCGATCAGTATGGATGCACGTTCTGGTGGAAAGACCAGGATGGGGCCGACTGTTCCACGCAGTGGAGCCCAATGAGCGATAAAACCGAATACTTCAAGCCTTCAGAAAAACAATTCATGATGAACTTCCGTGTGGAAAACCTGGAAGAACTGCTGAAAGTTTTAAAAGAGGAAGGAGTGCAGGTAGTTGGTGAAATGGAAACTTATGAATACGGTAAATTTGGCTGGATCCTGGATCCGGAAGGCAATAAGATCGAATTATGGGAGCCTATAGATAAGGCCTTTCAATAA
- a CDS encoding NAD(P)-dependent alcohol dehydrogenase — protein sequence MKAVTRSRYGGPDLISISKLPAPTIQNDDILVRVEYTTVNRTDCAHLTGEPKINRLVTGIVKPTKLILGTDFSGEIVETGKAVRNFTSGDRIFGFKDTGFASMAEYLVCKATDPILQIPENVDFSIAAASLEGSHYALNFLNKVRLKPGQTALVNGGSGAIGSALLQFLKNYQVETVTTGPASQVENLKNLGASEVIDYKPADFSQISEKFDFVFDAVGKSRFKTCKNLLKKNGIYMSSETGPGMENLWLSFRSIFAQGQKVRFPFPKDINGSLRIMAELLKKEQFSPLLDRSFPSDDAEQAFQYVASGQKNGNVLLQISADRFRS from the coding sequence ATGAAAGCAGTAACCAGATCCCGCTACGGTGGCCCAGATCTTATAAGTATCTCAAAGCTGCCCGCTCCAACCATCCAAAACGATGATATCCTGGTACGGGTTGAATATACGACCGTGAACAGGACCGATTGCGCCCATCTTACAGGCGAACCCAAAATAAACCGCCTGGTAACCGGCATTGTCAAACCCACTAAATTGATACTGGGCACCGATTTTTCCGGCGAAATTGTGGAAACGGGAAAAGCAGTCAGGAATTTTACCAGTGGGGACCGCATTTTTGGTTTTAAAGACACCGGCTTTGCTTCGATGGCAGAATACCTGGTTTGCAAAGCAACAGACCCCATTCTTCAAATTCCGGAAAACGTTGATTTTTCTATAGCTGCTGCTTCCCTGGAAGGCAGCCATTATGCCCTGAATTTTCTCAATAAGGTTAGGCTCAAACCGGGACAAACCGCGCTGGTCAACGGCGGAAGTGGCGCCATAGGTTCTGCCCTGCTTCAGTTTTTGAAAAATTACCAGGTGGAAACCGTCACGACCGGGCCGGCCTCGCAGGTTGAAAATCTGAAAAATCTCGGGGCTTCAGAAGTCATCGATTATAAGCCAGCTGATTTTAGCCAAATTTCAGAAAAATTTGATTTTGTGTTTGATGCGGTGGGGAAGAGCAGGTTTAAGACCTGTAAAAATTTACTGAAGAAAAATGGGATTTATATGTCTTCGGAAACCGGTCCAGGAATGGAAAATCTCTGGCTCAGCTTCCGAAGTATTTTCGCACAGGGACAAAAAGTACGATTTCCATTCCCAAAAGATATCAACGGCAGTCTTCGAATCATGGCCGAACTGCTTAAAAAGGAACAATTTTCTCCGCTTCTGGACCGAAGTTTTCCTAGTGATGATGCTGAACAGGCTTTTCAATATGTCGCCAGTGGGCAGAAAAATGGCAATGTATTATTGCAAATTTCAGCAGATAGATTCCGCAGCTAA